DNA sequence from the Pseudophryne corroboree isolate aPseCor3 chromosome 6, aPseCor3.hap2, whole genome shotgun sequence genome:
gagacctggttggcatgtcgcagggccagttcagtaaggtcctgcggcgtgtctgccaggctttcctaaagcgtgtgaagcaatttattgctatgcctttggatgttggtgccctagatgtggtgaagcggcaatttgaggaaggtggtagtcgcttcccacatgttattggggttgtggatggcacacatgtagctattcagccaccaaaacataatgaagaaatttatagaaacaggaaactgtttcattctctgaatgtaatggttgtttgtgggccatccctccagatcctttccctgaatgcaaagtttactggaagttcccatgatgcgtatgtcattagacaatcagggatatggcacagattaagatcaagtcaacgagcagacatgtggttattgggtgagttgttgcacaattttgtgtaaaatattttaatttttaaaaaaatagactatttctaattttggtttatcatcaaacaggagaccgtggatatccttgcaccccctggctcatgactccttaccgtaatcccaggccaggaccacagacggcatttaactccgcgcttactgccactaggcagctggtggagcgcacaattggggtccttaaagggcggtttcgtgtgctccaccgcactggtggcgacatcatgtattcgccggagatggcaagtaaactagtggtcctgtgcgctatactacacaacatcgcggtaaggagtagcgtagagcttcctcagacagaggaattgcctgatgaggagccaggggttgtccgacacttcggtggggggagtgttacacggagggggagccaagtcagggcaagcattgttgcggaatatttcaggtatagtgttttaagtttttcttttttaatcaaaataaaacCACAGTATGCTTTTGTATTTTGATTAATTTTGTCATTTTGTTTGCTATTGTAAGGCCATTGGGTAATTATTTTTTGGCGTTggaatatgtaatatttatttgccactaaatccgttaacacgttaagcttacaatgtgttatttgcaaaaacaatactgtgatgttgctaaatagtgtccttatttgttttctatcctaaaatcctgtttatttcaacaaacacacaaacaaatgaaacttaatgttgtccactttgtgactgtccagctgaatgatcacacaaactgtggtgagtacacagatatgtatctgaatttacccaaaactgtgtgtgtgtctgtgtctgtttgttttgttttatgttttattttttttaaaattccttctgcgaatgcgtatttccgctcgtgctaattaacactctgctcttcccagcattgcaaagatcaataaagttattagaaattacagcatagattttggaccaatcacatgctagcagacactataaatatatgcccaaataaggaaaacgccattgccatgatgcgtgcggcacctttcaccaggcgggagctccgcgtcctggttgcggtgatggaccgccgcgtaggccgcgttgggcgcttcatcccaaatcgggttaatcgcgaggcctacgcggaggtccgccgcctgctgcgttctcgcgtccgcagcaggcggacaataatacagttggagaggagatggagtgatctccgcaggaggactccagagctgttggcggagatccggcaGCAAATCCGCgcaatgcatgcacgcagtaagttacattacataagattaatagcataaattgtgcaaatttacactaagtggtaggctaattgcaacactgagtgaacatttttttacaataggacagtgtgtgtggttagggcaaacagtactgactgtagcaaaatgtcaccaaacaagtgcatgttttcctgaaaaaaaaaccaggcaggaaactgtaccaaaaaacttgatcagtgctgtctatataagaaggtggcttgaatagtgatctggtgatgttgcctagaccaatcaatatgactcaatggaatagattaaggaatgagcgtccAAATAATTGTTTGGACTCATttagtttgctgtgggcaacatgaagaggaatttttttttttttttgtttaaaaaaaaccactgtgtcttttacatggaacagaacagtgaaatttacaattgtttagtatgtaatttaacatgcaaattaaattttaacacaaatatcattataggacgaccacaacggcaagcaaCACATGAGGCAccatctcagcccccttccccttctcactccccctccacttcccagtccccctccccttctcactccccctccccttcccaatccccctcagcttcccagtccccctcagcttcccaatccccctctgcttcccagtccccctcagcttcccagtctccctcagcttcccagtccccctcagcttcccaatccccctcagcttcccagtcaccctcagcttcccaggcccactccactttccactccccttctcaccccacctctccttctctttctgtgaccccttctcctccttcccataccccttctccttcaacttccaaatcaccttctcagcccccctcaccctctattggcctaacattctctccgcccccctcgccctctcaatcagacccaccctctgaaatcacatccccaatccctcctccttcccccatccctcctccttccccaatccctcctccttcccccatccagccgccttcccccatccagctggcatcaccacccagcgaatgggcagaagaagccccagatgggctaagtgacaatgttgtggaggaaagtaagtgtttttacatttttacaataatgattacctacttagacTTACAATCTCAAAACATGCCCTGTTGTACTGTTGGGAATACGCtaccaaggaaaaaaaaaaaagagttattattcatggtgtacatgttgcattgaatttttaaagagtgtcattatatgtagtgttatgtgtgcaatgttttgtgtgtccactctaggtcgacactcattagttcaacagggttgccaggacaacatggtttatcTGTGCTCAGTTTTGATGGTAACATTTCTACTTAAGtggagttctctttaacatgggacgttgcccatagcaaccaataagattatagtttaaatttgtaagtccacttttacaagataatatttttatttttattggttgctatgggcaacgtcccttcttaaatagaactccagtagtaataaatgtaccccatggtgtggtccactttcttgtaataaacaaaaaaagattgctgagcaggcttgtgtgttgttctgctactgatttatcttgAAAACAGCCATGATGTCGTCACTTAGGAATTAAAGCAGGCCTCTCCAAACTGCGGACatacagctgctgagaaactacacattccagcatgccctgacaccgttttgcatTCTCtgtccccaaaactgtgtcaaggcatgctggtctatgtagtttcacaacagctggagggcatcagtttggccaggcctgcattaaagtgtgctttgtgccctgcttgtataataggtaatgtgagtaagttattaatgttttctttgactcttcttttcagattctgcagttggagatcccagcacTTTGCCTGAACTTTTAGGGCGGCTGAAAGCCCATTTAAGGGAAGTGTTAGCAGATATCGAGGCAATAGAAAAAAAATCtgtgatatttttattttaattttgttaaaagtttcttaaaaaaacaaaaaaacaaataaaaaaaataaaaaaattgttgaagttaagtgggtgttgtgcttatttatgctataaaggaacagcacattgccttgcagaaattggtgaccttaaacagttcacacatcttacttaagcttaaaaataaaaatataaaacacaaaattctacacacacaaaactcgttaggaggttatggtttttaaatacatgaaaagacatttattcacacactacacatatacacaatacttcaaacatttgcattataacaataaaaattacaatatctatattttacaaatttaaacaacaatgtttctggccaattagagctacaaagtgttcttctggtttactttggagacttaattggtcaggaccattgacattaattacactaattgggttcgtaattgaggagggcttgtggacttttaacataaaggtgtaattccactgaataggggaaaaaaaagcattgtggtgcgtttgtccacaaaagtgtgcacttttaacatggatgggtaaatatacta
Encoded proteins:
- the LOC134935610 gene encoding putative nuclease HARBI1: MSIFIAAEALPPQPTPALPPQPPAPQPQPAPHQPRQRRRARPPIFRPRVLLFGMPDDVVVRRYWLPPNLILDTLSIIESDLESEIRYPTAIPPLTQFLAVLHFLATGSYQHVVGDLVGMSQGQFSKVLRRVCQAFLKRVKQFIAMPLDVGALDVVKRQFEEGGSRFPHVIGVVDGTHVAIQPPKHNEEIYRNRKLFHSLNVMVVCGPSLQILSLNAKFTGSSHDAYVIRQSGIWHRLRSSQRADMWLLGDRGYPCTPWLMTPYRNPRPGPQTAFNSALTATRQLVERTIGVLKGRFRVLHRTGGDIMYSPEMASKLVVLCAILHNIAVRSSVELPQTEELPDEEPGVVRHFGGGSVTRRGSQVRASIVAEYFS